The nucleotide window gaaaggtgttgaaTACATGAGATCAACTTCACATTGCAGGAGAGACATCATCTATACTCTAGAACTAAGTAGTACAGCGTAAGGAGTGAATtcacattattattttttttttttttttgggtacAATTAAAACTCTCTCTCTCCAGTTCTGATTCCCTCCTCGAAGTCACTTTGGTCTTTTTATGGTGATGATTGGTTGTATAATTAAAGCCTGAGACCTTTACACTTATTTGAAAGGCCTTACGCTTCAGAGATCTTCAACTTTCTGGCTTGGTTTCCACCATCTAAATGAGCCCATCAAAATGGGTCACACGCAATTGTTGAATGTTACTATCAAAATTAAATGGCGTTGCTACTTTTTGATCAACATAAATCACAAACAGTATATCGAATAAATATCGATTGATTCTCAGCTGGTGATTAATGGTGATCAAAACTTAGAGACACCTCTTAATTCGGATCGTTAACAACTCAGAAGTCGCATTGATGACCTATTATGATTGTGAAAACCAAGTTTatggataaaaaaattataagtttAACTTTGATGAAACTTTCCAAAACCTTGGCATTAGATTATTACTTTGCTGAGCTAGAATACAGCGGAACGTCTTTCATCACTTGAATTATTTTACACTTACTCTTTACGAAAGTACTACTAATTGTTGCAAATTATCGAATTGCTGCTCGCATGTGGTCTTATAAGTTTTACCAGCTTTGTGTTGTATTTTGTTAGGTTTTGTTATTATACAATAATCACATCCAACATGTCAAGAAACATGGTACTGttcctcattttcaaaatgttcgaaACAGGTTTTTAAAGTACAAACTAAATATTTACAGGTCTTGCAGGCTGCATTTGCGAAATAATTTCggaaaagaaataaacaaaatttcacCTCTAGCTTAGAACATTCTTTGACACATTAACATTTTATCATTATGTTCTTGAAAATGTTCCTTGAAGGAGGATCTATCCAGTTCTGCTTGATAACAAACAGGAATGTAAAGAGAGCTAAAATGATGAGGGAAGGAGAGTAGTGCATCTCTTGGACTTGAGGTAATGTTGGCGACACGTGTCCTAATACATGGAAATTGACCCAGAATGGAGCGCCCACTGAACAATGAATCGAATGTACTGTTGAAATTACAATTCTTCTTTTGCTGCCTTGGCTGTTCCTTTACGGTCGAAGCCTTTCAGCTCGTTGGTCGCATGCTTAGCGATGTACTTGACAAAATCGTCAACTTCTCGGCCACCCTGGgagaaaacaaatcaaaagAGATAAGTAAGTATGAAACTAGTTaaacgaaaaaatgaatgaagtgcataaagaaaaataacttaACGTTTCAGAGGATCATGGTTGGGGAATATATAAATTAAGACGCACATAGTGGGAAAATCAACAAAATCTATGTAAAACGAAAGTTAACCTACAGCATACATGGAACTACTTACagtaaaaaactaaaacaaTTTTGGGAGCACCTTGTACCCTTTCTTAGCGCATATGCATGAATCGTTGAACACTCATCTTATTTTACTgcaaaatgaactgaaaaataaCTAACAGATACCGTAAGTTTTCATACTTTTCATTGTATTTAGGAGGAATTGAAATGTGTTTGTAAATTGGAAGTTCCATTCAGGCATTATAAGTTAAGCTGGATAGCATCCATTCAGGCATTAAAAGTTAAGCTGGATAGCATCCATTCAGGCATTAAAAGTTAAGCTGGGTAGCATGCAAGAATCAGTCAACTAAATGCATTCTCAATTCTTCCcttcaattataattttgagtTGACTTTCAAGCTATTGTACCTTTAAAAAAGCCTTCATGGTAATATATAGTAATATTATCATAAAAATCCTGTTTTTCAGAATCATGAAAGTAAAACTTTAGACAAACTTACATCATAGCGGACTGGACTAGATTTAGAGTCTTTTGGGAGCCAGAATAAGGTTGGGAAACCTCTTACATCATACGTTGAAGGTACATCATTTGCAGTGGCGTCCATCTTCACAATAGCTACATCTTCATCTTTCAACtgcacaaacaaaaaaataggaaaattaggattacaagaaaaaaactgcacttaaaatgataaaaaaaaaaaaaaaaaattgattgctcATAAAGAGGCTGTAAAATGCAGCAAGTTTAGGTTCgcttaaaattttggttcaataaaaaaataaaaataaaaaaagaggtcTTCCGATTATGAGTAAAGTTTTATTAATCTCCGTTTCATGAAGATGACACTTAAACATAAGGCACATCCAGCCGCCCAAAtaacttttaaatttcatttcatgTAATGCCACAACTACAGTTATCAAAAGTATCCAAAACATTTTCACAACCAACATTAAAATGAGGCATATGTCACAGAGTTGTCAACAtgtttaaagaaatttttcacCGCTAGAGGATAGCGACATGCTACAGTGGAGatgacataaattcaaacaaaagcagtgagaattttgaattaagAATTTTATGAGAAGTCAAAATCATCAAGATGAATTTTTCGATTCAATGACAATTGTTAAAATTAACCACAATTACGATTAAGAGTTTGATTGATCGCGCAGCTCTAAATGTTCATGATGAAATTAGATAAAAACATATTTCACAGTCATTGCATTTCCTCCTCAGACCATCTTCAAGCATGATTCATAgagagaaaatttcatggaagatTACGGTTCACGAAagttttcccatttaaaaaattaaaccattCATAAATAAACGGTTTCCACGACTGAAGTTTCATTTGAGTGGTCACAATGGGCTTATTTCATTCAGTTACAAATCAAACACGCACAGTACCTTTTCTCCCAGTTCATCAAAGACTGGAGCTAACTTCTTGCAATGTCCGCACCAGGGAGCATAAAATTCAACTAAAGTGTCTTTGCCGTTGTTGATGACAACATCATCAAAGTTCTTGGCAACAGCAGTGATGACTGGTCCACTGTTGTCATCAGGGATTGGTTCCGATTTTAAGTAAGGTTCAAGTTCGCCATCCTTCAACTTCTGTAGGAAATCTTCAAATGTTTCAACTctggaagaataaaaataagtcAAGTCAGATTAGAATTTATGTGATTGTGACGTATGAATGCAGTAAAGACCATTGTTTTTGCCGTTGGTATTAATTCAGACCAAGCTACTAACGACCTTGGCTGGTGTTAATATTGATGCTGTCAagggtgtttttctttttttttcttaattttttttttcatttctgtttgtcatttttttaaaaaagcaattttttgaaaagcttaCCAATACTTAAGGCAATTCTATGCTTGCTTAAACTGAAATACTATACCTTGCAGCATTATGATTAAAGTCCTTTGATTGCAATGTTACTAAATTGAGATAGGACTGATGCGTTTAAAAAGTAACAATTTTTTGACTGAATATAATGAAAAtaggaggggaaaaaatacaataaaaattggGGATACTGTTAAGCAAAAAATACTGCCTTTAATACAGACAGTGATTTGAGTATCAAATACAACACTATTgcctggaggaaaaaaaaagaaggccTGATAACGCTAATAAGCTGCTAGCATTGGATACACTTAAGTTGCACGGCACATTcattaattttacttgaaaaacaCCGAGGACGAAAACAGGATGagaattaaaagagaaaaatcctgtgtgaaatttgagaaaaattttagttgACCAATAATACAAACAGATACTGTATGCTATATTGTACATCCATGAATGTGGGCCTAGACTATAAAATATAGTATGCATCAGTCTACTACAAGACTTTTCAACcgtggaaaaattttaaaaatttgataaaaatacatgcggaagtaataaaaaaattcattactctGCTGCCATGTCTTTGGCAATCTCTTGATTCCTGATATGGTCAATATCAGgagattttcccggtaaaagattaaagctaaaaaaattataatattctATTTAGACTGCAGGACAAAGCTAATACTTACGAGAATTCTTCTTTCAGGATGTATTTTTTGGAATCTTTAGAACGAGCAAGTATGACAGGTTTGTCCGTAGGGACAAAGTCAAGTCCATATTCATTTAATTCGTGTTGGAAGTCATCTTTGGCACTGATGGCAAATGTGAAGTCATCCTTGAAGTTCTGGGCAACTTTCAGGATTCTATTACGCCAGTAGTTGGATCCTGCAAATAGAAAAACAAATAATGAGAAGATATGGGACTAAGTCTGACAAATGAtgttagaaattttaatttgtttttattccCTGACAtctcctgaatttttcttgttttccaggaaaaatttctCCAATAAAACCCCAAAATGTTCTCTCACTTTGTTCTAGATTTATTAGAAAAACAAAGTTTGTCTTCTAAGTTCTAAGTTCAACATTTTATAATACATCAACCATTGTA belongs to Bemisia tabaci chromosome 6, PGI_BMITA_v3 and includes:
- the LOC109036774 gene encoding LOW QUALITY PROTEIN: protein disulfide-isomerase A3 (The sequence of the model RefSeq protein was modified relative to this genomic sequence to represent the inferred CDS: deleted 1 base in 1 codon); this translates as MRSLVLAFVFSVLLVYVSCKEELDLTDSDFSTRIQEHETVLVMFYAPWCGHCKKLKPEYTKAASLLVGNDPPITLAKVDCTEAGKETCNKHSVSGYPTLKIFRNGEMWKEYNGPREAHGIVKYMRSQVEPASKELTSVEDLKAFISKDEHAVIGFFAKETGLKGVFLKLADKLKEKYRFAHTSNSKVLEEQKASDHIIIFRAPHLKNKFEEPTVTYSGKDNDAEVMAWISSNLHGLVGHRTRENQDEFKAPYVIAYYAVDYVKNPKGSNYWRNRILKVAQNFKDDFTFAISAKDDFQHELNEYGLDFVPTDKPVILARSKDSKKYILKEEFSVETFEDFLQKLKDGELEPYLKSEPIPDDNSGPVITAVAKNFDDVVINNGKDTLVEFYAPWCGHCKKLAPVFDELGEKLKDEDVAIVKMDATANDVPSTYDVRGFPTLFWLPKDSKSSPVRYDGGREVDDFVKYIAKHATNELKGFDRKGTPRQQKKNCNFNSTFDSLFSGRSILGQFPCIRTRVANITSSPRDALLSFPHHFSSLYIPVCYQAELDRSSFKEHFQEHNDKMLMCQRMF